A part of Paenarthrobacter sp. A20 genomic DNA contains:
- a CDS encoding transglutaminase family protein produces the protein MTRLSIVHKTAYKYNRRVTLSYNEARMTPLTDGQQVVLESSLKVSPHQASVSTYRDYWGTRVTAFDMQMPHESLEVLATATVEVHRTERVAVEDDIVGWDVIASDKVQDEFSDWLPQSRLSGPGEEVLGIVPGVVEGKNPHEAALAVFSWMAGEMTYMKGTTGVTTNAEQAWSQRQGVCQDLAHLAIGALRCSGIPARYVSGYIHPRSTADIGETVAGQSHAWLEWWDGEWRSWDPTNHKPAGDYHVTVARGRDYRDVPPLKGILSGGGGSGLSVSVEITRLA, from the coding sequence ATGACCCGGCTGAGCATCGTCCACAAGACGGCCTACAAATACAATCGCCGCGTGACGTTGTCCTACAACGAAGCCCGGATGACTCCGCTGACCGACGGCCAACAGGTGGTCCTGGAGTCCTCCTTGAAGGTCTCGCCCCACCAGGCATCCGTCAGTACCTACCGTGACTACTGGGGAACACGGGTCACCGCATTCGATATGCAGATGCCCCATGAGAGCCTTGAGGTCCTTGCGACGGCCACTGTGGAAGTGCATCGCACCGAGCGGGTGGCAGTTGAGGATGACATTGTGGGATGGGACGTCATCGCGTCGGACAAGGTTCAGGACGAGTTCAGCGACTGGTTGCCCCAGTCCAGGCTCAGCGGACCCGGCGAGGAAGTCCTGGGTATTGTTCCCGGTGTTGTCGAAGGCAAAAATCCCCATGAGGCAGCCTTGGCCGTCTTTTCGTGGATGGCCGGTGAAATGACCTACATGAAGGGCACTACCGGCGTCACCACCAACGCAGAGCAGGCCTGGTCCCAGCGCCAGGGCGTTTGCCAGGACCTGGCCCACTTGGCCATCGGCGCTTTGCGCTGCAGCGGCATCCCTGCCCGCTACGTTTCGGGATACATCCACCCCAGGTCCACTGCGGACATCGGCGAGACCGTTGCCGGCCAGTCTCACGCCTGGCTGGAATGGTGGGATGGGGAATGGCGCAGCTGGGACCCCACCAACCACAAACCGGCGGGTGACTACCACGTGACAGTGGCGAGGGGCCGGGACTACCGCGACGTTCCGCCGCTGAAGGGCATCCTGTCCGGTGGCGGCGGCTCCGGACTCTCCGTGTCGGTTGAAATCACCCGGCTCGCGTAG
- a CDS encoding TetR/AcrR family transcriptional regulator, with protein sequence MNSEHEETITAAGTRTGGSPVPPVDASADTGPLVDGRAARWQSHREERRRELIRAARKAVHKLGSDASMEDIAGAAGTSKSVYYRYFGDKAGLQQAMGEVVLGQMQRRMQEATQRAQTPREGLFAMVSAYLQMAESSPNVYAFITRLSPGEASAQDAIAASGALGNFFEQITDMIAKPMREYLGAEKEAVIVYWPTAAIGLVRNAGEMWLGSPAGAGKPDQATMAGQITDWLCLGIAPALKTTT encoded by the coding sequence GTGAACAGCGAGCACGAAGAAACCATCACCGCCGCCGGTACCCGGACGGGCGGGTCCCCCGTTCCGCCGGTGGATGCCTCCGCCGACACGGGTCCCTTAGTTGACGGGCGGGCAGCACGCTGGCAGTCACACCGCGAAGAACGTCGCCGGGAGCTCATCAGGGCAGCGCGGAAGGCTGTTCACAAGCTGGGCAGTGACGCTTCCATGGAGGACATCGCGGGAGCTGCCGGAACATCGAAATCCGTCTACTACCGTTACTTCGGCGATAAAGCCGGACTTCAGCAAGCCATGGGCGAGGTAGTGCTTGGCCAGATGCAGCGCCGCATGCAGGAAGCGACCCAACGTGCGCAGACGCCCCGCGAGGGCTTGTTCGCCATGGTCTCCGCCTACCTTCAAATGGCTGAATCCAGCCCCAACGTGTATGCGTTCATCACCCGGCTCAGCCCCGGAGAGGCATCTGCGCAGGACGCGATCGCCGCGTCCGGCGCACTGGGCAACTTCTTCGAGCAGATCACGGACATGATCGCCAAACCCATGCGGGAGTACCTGGGTGCAGAGAAGGAAGCCGTCATTGTCTACTGGCCCACCGCGGCCATAGGACTTGTCAGGAACGCAGGCGAAATGTGGCTGGGAAGTCCCGCCGGAGCCGGTAAACCTGACCAGGCAACAATGGCCGGACAGATCACCGATTGGCTGTGCCTCGGTATTGCCCCGGCACTCAAAACCACCACCTGA
- a CDS encoding SDR family NAD(P)-dependent oxidoreductase yields MSSTDLTPEEIQACLKVLTTIHVYDEEHPDYVAVRRATGKMFKAVKRHRRVTKRDSIAEADRAVIALTATAAPDRIDDETRGNKLAPSATGEIAGHLIRSRPCYICKKHYTQVDAFYHQLCPECAAFSHGKRDARTNLTGRRALLTGGRAKIGMYIALRLLRDGAHTTITTRFPKDAARRFAAMEDSADWLHRLRIVGIDLRDPAQVMALTDSLNEAGPLDIIINNAAQTVRRSGNAYKPLVDAEDEPLPAALEAANGGPELVTFGHAHDKHPLALASSVTEHPVLAGDAITSLALSTGSASLERIESGTAIDAGGLVPDLASINSWTQVVDEVDPLEMLEVQLCNVTAPFLLVSRLRDAMKRSTAHRKYIVNVSAMEGQFSRAYKGPGHPHTNMAKAALNMMTRTSAQEMLDSDGILMTAVDTGWITDERPHYTKVRLMEEGFHAPLDLVDGAARVYDPIVMGEKGEDQYGVFLKDYKPSPW; encoded by the coding sequence ATGAGCTCCACCGATCTGACGCCTGAAGAGATCCAGGCCTGCCTCAAGGTTCTGACCACGATCCACGTCTATGACGAAGAGCACCCGGACTATGTTGCCGTCCGGCGTGCCACCGGCAAGATGTTCAAAGCCGTCAAACGCCACCGCCGTGTCACCAAGCGCGACTCCATTGCCGAAGCTGACCGCGCCGTGATTGCCCTGACCGCCACGGCAGCACCGGACCGGATAGACGATGAAACCCGCGGCAACAAGCTGGCCCCCTCCGCTACCGGAGAGATTGCAGGCCACCTCATCCGCTCGCGTCCCTGCTACATCTGCAAGAAGCACTACACGCAGGTGGACGCTTTCTACCACCAGCTTTGCCCTGAATGCGCGGCCTTCAGCCATGGCAAGCGGGATGCCCGCACCAACCTCACGGGCCGCCGGGCGTTGTTGACCGGTGGACGTGCCAAGATCGGCATGTACATTGCATTGCGCCTCCTTCGCGATGGCGCCCACACCACCATCACCACGCGCTTTCCCAAGGATGCGGCCCGGCGCTTCGCTGCCATGGAAGACAGCGCAGACTGGCTGCACCGGCTGCGAATCGTTGGCATCGACCTCCGTGATCCGGCCCAGGTGATGGCCTTGACGGACTCGCTCAACGAGGCGGGCCCGCTGGACATCATCATCAACAATGCAGCGCAGACCGTGCGGCGCTCGGGGAACGCTTACAAGCCGTTGGTCGACGCAGAAGACGAGCCCCTGCCGGCCGCGCTGGAAGCCGCCAACGGTGGACCTGAGCTGGTGACGTTCGGCCACGCGCACGACAAACACCCGCTGGCACTCGCGAGCAGCGTCACTGAACACCCTGTGTTGGCCGGCGACGCGATTACCTCGCTGGCGCTGTCCACCGGATCGGCGTCACTGGAACGGATTGAGTCAGGGACGGCCATCGATGCCGGTGGGCTGGTTCCGGACCTTGCGTCCATCAACAGTTGGACCCAAGTTGTGGACGAGGTGGATCCTCTTGAAATGCTTGAAGTCCAGTTGTGCAATGTCACGGCACCCTTCCTGCTGGTGAGCCGGCTCCGTGATGCCATGAAGCGGTCCACCGCGCACCGGAAGTACATCGTGAACGTCTCAGCCATGGAGGGACAATTCTCCCGGGCTTACAAAGGCCCCGGACACCCCCACACCAACATGGCCAAGGCCGCCCTGAACATGATGACCCGGACCAGCGCCCAGGAAATGTTGGATTCCGACGGGATCCTCATGACAGCGGTGGACACCGGTTGGATTACCGACGAGCGTCCCCACTACACCAAGGTCAGGCTCATGGAAGAAGGATTCCACGCCCCCTTGGACTTGGTGGACGGCGCTGCCCGCGTGTACGACCCCATCGTGATGGGTGAAAAGGGCGAGGACCAGTACGGTGTCTTCCTGAAGGACTACAAGCCTTCGCCCTGGTAA
- a CDS encoding acyl-CoA dehydrogenase: MTEVVDRTPSAHQPSGSDAAATGVEPAVDVAALGEQLLGKWAHIRHQAREVAGNPAVQKIEGMHHTEHRARVFEQLKFLVDNNAVHRAFPTRLGGSDDHGGNIAGFEELVTADPSLQIKAGVQWGLFGSAVMHLGTVEHHDKWLPGIMSLEIPGCFAMTETGHGSDVASIATTATYDEASQEFVINTPFRAAWKDYIGNAANDGLAAVVFAQLITQNVNHGVHAFYVELRDPATKEFLPGIGGEDDGIKGGLNGIDNGRLHFTGVRIPRTNLLNRYGDVAVDGTYSSTIESPGRRFFTMLGTLVQGRVSLDGAAVAASKVALKTAIQYATERRQFNASSATDEEVLLDYQRHQRRLFTRLATTYAASFAHEQLLQKFDDVFSGAHDTDADRQDLETLAAALKPLSTWHALDTLQECREACGGAGFLIENRFASLRADLDVYVTFEGDNTVLLQLVAKRLLADYAKEFRSADFGVLARYVVDQAAGVALHRTGLRQVAQFVADTGSVQKAALALRDEEGQRTLLADRVQSMVAEVGAALKGANKLPQHQAAALFNQHQHELIEAAQAHAELLQWEAFTEALTHAPDEGTKRVLTWLRDLFGLSLIEKHLSWYLMNGRLSMQRGRTVGTYINRLLVKIRPHAVDLVDAFGYGPEHLRASIATGAEASRQDEARKHFREQRASGSAPADEKTLLALKAAKAR; this comes from the coding sequence ATGACTGAAGTAGTGGACCGGACCCCATCAGCCCATCAGCCCTCAGGCAGCGACGCCGCCGCCACCGGCGTCGAGCCTGCGGTTGATGTCGCCGCGCTCGGAGAGCAACTCCTCGGCAAGTGGGCCCACATCCGCCACCAGGCACGTGAAGTGGCCGGTAATCCGGCAGTGCAGAAGATTGAAGGAATGCATCACACCGAGCACCGCGCCCGCGTGTTCGAGCAGCTCAAATTCCTGGTGGACAACAATGCAGTCCATCGGGCGTTCCCTACCCGGCTGGGAGGCTCCGACGATCACGGCGGAAACATTGCCGGCTTCGAGGAACTGGTCACGGCTGACCCCTCACTTCAAATCAAGGCCGGAGTTCAGTGGGGACTGTTCGGCTCCGCGGTGATGCATCTTGGAACTGTTGAGCACCACGACAAGTGGCTTCCCGGGATCATGAGCCTGGAGATCCCCGGCTGCTTCGCAATGACAGAAACCGGACACGGCTCCGACGTTGCCAGCATTGCAACCACGGCAACATATGACGAAGCCAGCCAGGAATTCGTGATCAACACCCCCTTCCGGGCGGCGTGGAAGGACTACATCGGCAACGCGGCCAATGATGGCCTCGCCGCAGTGGTGTTCGCACAGTTGATTACCCAAAACGTCAACCACGGCGTCCATGCCTTCTACGTGGAGCTCCGCGATCCAGCAACCAAGGAATTCCTCCCCGGCATCGGAGGCGAAGATGACGGCATCAAGGGCGGCCTCAACGGCATCGACAATGGCCGGCTGCATTTCACTGGCGTACGGATCCCCCGCACCAACTTGTTGAACCGGTATGGCGACGTCGCCGTGGACGGTACCTACTCCTCCACCATCGAGAGCCCGGGACGCCGCTTCTTCACCATGCTGGGCACCCTGGTCCAGGGCCGCGTTTCCTTGGACGGAGCCGCGGTCGCCGCCAGCAAAGTGGCGCTCAAGACTGCCATCCAGTACGCCACCGAGCGCCGTCAGTTCAACGCTTCCTCAGCGACGGACGAGGAAGTCCTGCTGGACTACCAGCGGCACCAGCGCCGCCTGTTCACCAGGCTGGCCACCACCTACGCGGCCAGCTTCGCCCATGAACAGCTCCTGCAGAAGTTCGACGACGTTTTCTCCGGCGCCCATGACACCGACGCTGACCGGCAGGACCTGGAGACCTTGGCAGCCGCGCTGAAGCCACTGAGCACCTGGCACGCCCTGGATACGCTTCAGGAATGCCGTGAAGCTTGCGGCGGCGCCGGTTTCCTGATCGAAAACCGCTTTGCTTCGTTGCGGGCCGACCTCGATGTCTACGTCACCTTCGAAGGCGACAACACCGTCCTGCTGCAACTGGTCGCCAAACGCCTCCTCGCCGACTACGCCAAGGAATTCCGCAGCGCAGACTTCGGTGTGCTTGCGCGTTATGTAGTGGATCAGGCCGCCGGCGTGGCCCTGCACCGGACAGGTCTTCGCCAGGTGGCCCAATTCGTCGCCGACACGGGGTCGGTCCAGAAAGCGGCTTTGGCTTTGCGGGACGAGGAAGGCCAGCGGACCCTGCTTGCCGACCGCGTGCAGTCCATGGTCGCCGAAGTCGGCGCGGCACTGAAGGGGGCGAACAAGCTTCCCCAGCACCAGGCGGCGGCCCTGTTCAACCAGCACCAGCACGAACTCATCGAAGCAGCGCAGGCGCACGCGGAACTTCTGCAGTGGGAAGCCTTCACCGAAGCCCTGACGCACGCACCGGATGAGGGAACCAAGCGTGTCCTTACGTGGCTGCGCGACCTCTTCGGCCTGTCCCTGATTGAGAAGCACCTCTCGTGGTACCTCATGAACGGTCGCCTCTCGATGCAGCGCGGGCGGACAGTGGGTACCTACATTAATCGTTTGCTCGTCAAGATCCGTCCGCACGCCGTGGACCTTGTCGACGCTTTCGGCTACGGGCCCGAGCACCTGCGGGCCTCGATCGCCACAGGCGCAGAAGCCAGCCGCCAGGACGAGGCCCGGAAGCACTTCCGCGAACAGCGCGCCAGCGGCAGCGCTCCCGCCGACGAGAAAACGCTTCTAGCCCTGAAGGCGGCAAAAGCCCGCTAG
- the glgA gene encoding glycogen synthase — translation MRIDIVTKEFPPEIYGGAGVHVAELSRVLAKHVDLHVRAFGAPRDADYHGATVASYATPEDLGEANPALQTLGVDLRIVPDIAGADLVHSHTWYANMAGHLASLLHGIPHVLSAHSLEPLRPWKAEQLGGGYALSSWVEKTAYEAAAAIIAVSEGMRQDILRSYPDVDPAKVRVVHNGIDVSLWERDEEDDAIRALGIDPAKPSVVFVGRNTRQKGVPYLLRAASSLPDDVQLVLCLGAADTPELAAETARLIEELQSKRQGVILIERMLPRKELIQVLSHATAFACPSIYEPLGIVNLEAMACGAAVVASATGGIPEVVQHGETGLLVPLEQVTDGTGTPLDPEKFVSDFAAALNEVVADPARARDMGKAGRRRAEEHFSWESITETTLEVYRSVLR, via the coding sequence GTGCGAATAGACATTGTGACTAAAGAATTCCCTCCGGAAATTTATGGCGGTGCCGGTGTCCACGTTGCCGAGCTCAGCCGGGTGCTGGCAAAGCACGTCGACCTTCATGTGCGGGCGTTCGGCGCGCCGCGTGATGCCGACTATCACGGGGCCACCGTGGCGTCCTACGCCACGCCCGAAGACCTCGGTGAAGCCAACCCTGCCCTCCAAACCTTGGGCGTGGACTTGAGGATCGTTCCGGACATTGCGGGAGCGGACCTGGTCCACTCGCACACCTGGTACGCGAACATGGCCGGCCACCTCGCCTCGCTTCTGCACGGCATTCCCCATGTGCTCAGCGCCCACAGCCTGGAGCCCCTCCGCCCGTGGAAGGCAGAGCAGCTCGGAGGCGGCTATGCGCTGTCCTCCTGGGTGGAGAAAACGGCATACGAGGCGGCCGCGGCGATCATTGCCGTGTCCGAGGGCATGCGCCAGGACATCCTCCGCAGCTACCCGGATGTGGACCCGGCAAAGGTTCGCGTAGTCCACAACGGCATCGATGTTTCCCTGTGGGAACGTGATGAAGAGGACGACGCGATCCGGGCCCTTGGCATCGACCCTGCCAAGCCCAGCGTTGTCTTCGTGGGCCGCAACACCCGCCAGAAGGGTGTCCCGTACCTGCTCCGCGCCGCTTCGAGCCTGCCCGACGACGTACAGCTCGTCCTGTGCCTTGGTGCCGCCGACACTCCGGAACTCGCCGCCGAGACTGCACGCCTCATTGAGGAGCTGCAGTCCAAGCGCCAAGGCGTCATTCTCATAGAGAGGATGCTGCCCCGGAAGGAACTCATCCAGGTGCTCAGCCATGCCACAGCCTTTGCCTGCCCGTCCATTTACGAGCCCCTCGGCATCGTAAACCTCGAAGCGATGGCATGCGGTGCCGCGGTGGTGGCCAGCGCCACCGGCGGCATTCCGGAAGTGGTCCAACATGGCGAAACCGGGCTGCTCGTCCCGTTGGAACAGGTCACCGATGGGACCGGGACGCCATTGGACCCGGAGAAGTTCGTCAGCGATTTCGCTGCTGCGCTGAACGAAGTGGTGGCCGACCCAGCCCGCGCCCGCGACATGGGCAAGGCAGGCCGGCGCCGGGCAGAAGAGCATTTCTCCTGGGAGTCCATCACGGAAACAACGCTTGAGGTCTACAGGTCAGTCCTGCGCTGA
- the glgC gene encoding glucose-1-phosphate adenylyltransferase, producing MTMALKKVLAIVLAGGEGNRLMPLTADRAKPAVPFAGGYRLIDFALSNLVNSGYLKIVVLTQYKSHSLDRHISETWRMSTQLGRYVASVPAQQRVGKSWFLGSANAIYQSLNLIHDDAPDIVVVVGADHVYRMDFSQMVEQHIASGAKATVAAVRQPLSMANQFGVIEVDQNDPQKIAAFVEKPASTPGLAADPTQFLASMGNYVFNADALVEALHVDAERLDTKHDMGGDIIPYFVDQGEAGVYDFTLNDIPGATDRDRTYWRDVGTIDSFYDAHMDLISPVPVFNLYNSEWPIYTRQSISPPAKFVRGENNTVGTALDSIVASGVVISGGIVEGSVLSNDAYVAAGSRVQDSVLMDKVRVGEGAVIKRAILDKNVKVPAGAAIGLDPALDKARGYKVTESGITVLAKGQVVPEPGEAELALSAQHRRGLPEAVKAATHDDPDIRDSAEKVAAGIQSRVADAATQGAAN from the coding sequence GTGACCATGGCGTTGAAGAAAGTTCTGGCAATCGTATTGGCAGGCGGAGAAGGCAACCGACTCATGCCGCTGACGGCGGACCGGGCCAAGCCCGCGGTTCCGTTCGCAGGCGGCTACAGGTTAATTGACTTTGCACTATCCAATCTCGTTAATTCGGGATATTTGAAAATCGTCGTTCTGACGCAGTACAAATCGCACAGCCTTGACCGGCACATCTCGGAAACCTGGCGCATGTCAACGCAGCTGGGCCGCTACGTGGCTTCTGTACCGGCGCAACAGCGCGTGGGCAAAAGCTGGTTCCTTGGCAGTGCAAATGCCATTTACCAATCGCTGAACCTCATCCATGACGACGCCCCGGACATCGTGGTAGTGGTCGGCGCTGACCACGTATACCGCATGGACTTCTCCCAGATGGTGGAGCAACACATTGCCAGTGGTGCCAAGGCTACTGTCGCCGCAGTGCGCCAGCCGCTGAGCATGGCCAACCAGTTCGGCGTGATCGAGGTCGACCAGAACGATCCTCAGAAGATTGCAGCCTTCGTGGAGAAACCTGCCAGCACCCCCGGGCTGGCAGCGGATCCCACGCAGTTCCTGGCCTCGATGGGTAACTATGTCTTCAATGCGGACGCCTTGGTTGAGGCCTTGCATGTGGATGCGGAACGACTGGACACCAAACACGACATGGGTGGCGACATCATTCCGTACTTCGTCGACCAGGGCGAAGCGGGCGTGTACGACTTCACACTCAACGACATCCCCGGCGCCACAGATCGGGACCGGACCTACTGGCGCGACGTCGGTACCATCGACTCGTTCTACGACGCCCACATGGACCTCATCTCGCCTGTACCGGTTTTCAACCTGTACAACTCCGAGTGGCCCATCTACACCCGCCAGAGTATTTCGCCGCCGGCAAAGTTCGTCCGGGGCGAGAACAACACGGTGGGTACCGCCCTCGATTCGATTGTTGCCAGCGGTGTTGTCATTTCCGGAGGCATCGTTGAGGGCTCCGTCCTCTCCAACGACGCCTACGTTGCGGCTGGAAGCCGTGTACAGGACTCCGTCCTGATGGACAAAGTCCGCGTCGGCGAAGGCGCCGTCATCAAGCGGGCCATCCTCGACAAGAACGTCAAGGTTCCAGCCGGTGCCGCCATCGGCTTGGACCCAGCATTGGACAAGGCCCGCGGGTACAAGGTCACCGAGTCCGGCATCACTGTCCTGGCAAAGGGGCAAGTGGTTCCTGAGCCCGGCGAGGCAGAGTTGGCGTTGTCCGCCCAGCACCGCCGGGGCCTCCCGGAAGCCGTCAAAGCTGCAACGCACGACGACCCCGACATCCGTGACTCCGCTGAAAAGGTAGCTGCCGGGATCCAGTCACGCGTGGCAGATGCTGCAACACAGGGCGCCGCCAACTAA
- a CDS encoding 3-oxoacyl-ACP reductase has translation MTDKYTQLVSQGLGKDVAKRLGLPQPVVLRRYQPGAPLVTGPVLVVGDSAGADDLATTLLGWGLDVRRNALPKEKLGAIVVVLDAVQHPRDLSKSVLTAGTSLRDLAANARVVTISRTSQSALSPASAAARQGIDGLLRSLAKELRAGATANGILLDDDLATTSPSALGALRFFLSGRSAYVDGQFLTVRSTSGSLPNNSDKPLAGKVAVVTGAARGIGAAIARTLHRDGAKVIAVDIPAAGDHLAAVANDVRGTALQLDISREDAGHRIIEHAVERYGRLDVVVHNAGITRDRLLVNMDEARWQSVIAVNIAAQLNINEALLASAHFKDAPRIVSVASTSGIAGNRGQTNYGASKGGVIGMVRSTAALMEPFGGTINAVAPGFIETDMTARMPFAIREAARRLNSLKQGGQPQDVAEAISFLASDAAGGISGEVLRVCGQQLVGA, from the coding sequence ATGACAGACAAATACACGCAGCTCGTGAGTCAGGGACTGGGCAAGGACGTTGCCAAAAGGCTCGGTCTGCCGCAACCCGTGGTGCTTCGTCGATACCAGCCCGGCGCCCCGCTGGTGACCGGTCCCGTCCTGGTTGTCGGCGACAGCGCAGGAGCAGATGATCTTGCCACGACCCTCCTCGGTTGGGGCTTGGACGTGCGGCGAAACGCCTTGCCCAAGGAGAAACTGGGCGCTATTGTCGTGGTGCTCGACGCCGTCCAGCATCCCCGCGATTTGAGCAAATCCGTACTGACTGCGGGCACCTCCCTCCGGGACCTGGCCGCCAATGCCAGAGTGGTCACGATCTCCAGGACGTCACAGTCGGCCCTAAGCCCTGCGTCAGCTGCTGCGCGGCAGGGCATCGACGGCTTGCTGCGGTCGCTGGCCAAGGAACTGCGGGCCGGCGCGACAGCCAACGGCATACTCCTCGACGACGACCTCGCGACCACCAGCCCCTCGGCACTGGGCGCACTCAGGTTCTTCCTTTCCGGGCGCTCCGCGTACGTGGACGGACAATTCCTGACGGTCCGATCCACCTCAGGCAGTCTGCCAAACAATTCAGACAAACCGTTGGCCGGGAAGGTCGCAGTGGTCACCGGAGCCGCCCGGGGCATTGGTGCGGCCATCGCCCGGACGCTCCACCGTGATGGTGCCAAGGTCATCGCAGTGGACATCCCGGCAGCCGGGGACCATTTGGCCGCAGTGGCCAACGATGTTCGAGGCACGGCACTTCAACTCGATATCAGTCGCGAGGACGCTGGGCATAGAATCATCGAGCACGCCGTGGAACGTTATGGCCGGCTCGACGTCGTGGTCCACAACGCTGGAATCACGCGCGACAGGCTCCTTGTCAACATGGACGAAGCCCGCTGGCAATCTGTCATCGCGGTCAACATCGCAGCGCAGCTGAATATCAACGAGGCCCTCCTGGCGTCGGCGCATTTCAAGGACGCGCCCCGCATCGTCTCGGTGGCCTCCACCAGTGGCATCGCAGGTAACAGGGGCCAGACGAATTATGGAGCCTCCAAAGGCGGCGTGATCGGCATGGTCAGGTCAACAGCGGCGTTGATGGAGCCGTTCGGCGGCACTATCAACGCCGTTGCCCCGGGATTCATTGAAACCGACATGACCGCCAGGATGCCCTTTGCCATCCGCGAAGCCGCCCGTAGGCTGAACTCGCTCAAGCAAGGCGGCCAGCCCCAGGACGTAGCCGAGGCAATCTCCTTCCTGGCCAGCGATGCCGCCGGAGGTATCTCGGGCGAAGTACTGCGCGTCTGCGGACAACAATTGGTGGGAGCATGA
- a CDS encoding acetyl-CoA C-acetyltransferase: MAVADETSGGTRNQGSAPQAPRAAVIVGGNRIPFARTGGAYVKSSNQDMLTAALEGLIARFGLQDERIGEVAAGAVLKHSRDFNLTREAVLGSALSPETPAYDLQQACATGLETVIGLSNKIKLGQIDSAIAGGVDSASDAPIAVSEGLREILLDLNRAKTAVQKLKIIGRIRPKDLAPDAPNTGEPRTGLSMGEHQALTTAQWKITREAQDELSFNSHSNLAAAYERGFFDDLITPYRGLNRDSNMRADTTLEKLSSLKPVFGKNLGSEATMTAGNSTPLTDGASTVLLATEEWADAHGLPKLATVLDGEAAAVDFVHGKDGLLMAPVFAVPRLLARHGLTLEDIDFFEIHEAFAGTVLSTLAAWEDEEFGRTRLGLDGALGKVDRAKLNVNGSSLAAGHPFAATGGRIVASLAKMLHEKGSVDGRPARGLISVCAAGGQGVVALLEAA, encoded by the coding sequence ATGGCTGTAGCAGACGAGACCTCAGGCGGAACCCGGAACCAGGGTTCCGCGCCCCAGGCACCACGCGCCGCTGTGATCGTCGGTGGCAACCGCATCCCGTTCGCGCGGACAGGTGGCGCCTACGTCAAGTCGTCCAACCAGGACATGCTGACCGCAGCCCTGGAGGGGTTGATCGCCAGGTTCGGGCTGCAGGACGAACGCATCGGTGAAGTGGCAGCGGGAGCCGTCCTCAAACACTCGAGGGACTTCAACCTCACCAGGGAGGCCGTCCTCGGATCCGCTTTGTCCCCTGAGACCCCGGCATATGACCTCCAACAGGCCTGTGCCACGGGGCTTGAGACTGTGATCGGATTGTCCAACAAGATCAAGTTGGGGCAGATCGATTCAGCCATTGCCGGCGGAGTGGACTCGGCATCCGATGCCCCGATCGCGGTCAGCGAAGGACTGCGCGAGATCCTGCTGGACCTGAACCGCGCGAAAACAGCCGTGCAGAAGTTAAAGATCATCGGCCGGATCCGCCCCAAGGACCTGGCGCCCGACGCACCGAACACGGGCGAGCCACGCACCGGCCTGTCCATGGGCGAACACCAGGCACTCACCACAGCACAGTGGAAGATCACCCGTGAGGCCCAGGACGAGCTCTCTTTCAACAGCCACAGCAACCTCGCCGCCGCATACGAACGTGGGTTCTTTGATGACCTCATCACCCCGTACCGGGGGCTCAACCGCGACTCCAACATGCGGGCCGACACCACGCTGGAGAAGCTGTCCTCGCTCAAGCCCGTCTTCGGTAAGAATCTTGGCTCCGAGGCCACCATGACCGCCGGCAACTCAACGCCGCTCACCGATGGTGCGTCCACAGTCCTTCTGGCGACGGAGGAGTGGGCCGACGCCCATGGCCTGCCCAAGCTTGCAACAGTCCTTGATGGCGAAGCCGCGGCAGTGGACTTTGTCCACGGCAAGGACGGCCTGCTCATGGCGCCGGTCTTCGCTGTTCCCCGATTGCTGGCCCGTCATGGATTGACGCTTGAAGACATCGATTTCTTCGAAATCCATGAGGCCTTCGCTGGAACTGTCCTGAGCACGCTGGCTGCGTGGGAGGACGAGGAGTTCGGCCGGACACGCCTCGGCTTGGACGGAGCCCTCGGCAAAGTGGACCGGGCCAAGTTGAACGTCAATGGATCATCGCTTGCCGCCGGGCATCCGTTCGCTGCAACGGGTGGCAGGATCGTGGCCTCCCTTGCGAAAATGCTGCACGAGAAGGGCTCTGTCGACGGACGCCCGGCACGGGGCCTGATCTCTGTTTGCGCCGCTGGCGGCCAAGGCGTCGTCGCTCTTCTGGAAGCAGCATAG